GATGCCATCAAGTACGGCGAAGACCCCGCGCGCAAGGCCGAGCTCTTCCGCAAGATCGAAGGCGCGCTCGACACCGACCACCTGCAGACCATCATCCGTCGCAACGCGCTGTGTGAAGAGGTCATGGACCCGCAGCGCCTCTATGCGGTGAAGGAAGAGATGGAGAAGGCCGAAGCCCGCAAGCTGCAGCCCTATTTCATCCGCGCCTTTTTCAATCAGGCCTTCCAGTCGCTCGGAGGCGAACTGCGTCCGCGCGAAGCCGGCCGCGCCGAGATCACTCATGTACCCGCCATCATCCGCGAACGCGACCGGCAGATCGCCGGCCGCGACCGGCGTTACAACGAGCCGGTGCTGCGCCGCTACGAGCGCGTCTGCTTCGAGAAGGACCACGTCCGCGTGCCCGGCCGCGCCGAGGCCAAGATGGCGAGCCTCCTGCACCCCGGCCATCCGCTGATGCAGGCCGTCACCGACATCGTGCTGGAACAGCATCGCAACAAGCTCAAGCAGGGCGCGGTGCTGGTCGATCCGGCAGACCTCGGGGTCACTCCGCGGCTGATGTTCATCGTCGATCACGCCGTGAAGGAAGGCGCGGACCAGAACCGCATCGTCTCGCGCCGCATGCAGTTCGTGGAGGTGAACCCCAATGAGCGCCCCGACGGCCAGGCCATCCATGCCGGTTGGGCGCCGCACCTCGACCTTGAACCCATCGCTGACGACGACCTCGCCCGCATCCGCGACGTGCTCGATGCCCCTTGGGTCGCCACCGGTCAAGCCAATCAACTGGAGCAGCGGGCGCTCGTTCACGCCTCCACCCATCTGGTGCCCGAGCATTTCGAGGAAGTCCGCGCCCGCCGCGTACAGCAGGTCGACAAGACACTCGCCGCGGTGCATGAACGGCTGGTCAAGGAGATCAACTACTGGCAGGACCGCTCGATCAAGCTCAAGGACGACGTCGCAGCCGGCAAGCAGCCGCGCCTCAACTACGATAACGCCCTGCGCACACTGGACGAGCTCTCCGCTCGACTGCAAACCCGCACCGCCGAGCTGCAGGCTATGCGCCATGTGATCTCAAGCACGCCCACGGTGGTTGGTGGCGCGCTGGTCATCCCGCAGGGGCTGCTGCTGCAACGGCGGGGGGAACCCGGCTGGAGCGCGGACGCCGCCGCCCGCGCCCGCATCGAGGCCATCGCCATGCGGGCCGTCATGGATGCCGAGCGCGCCCTTGGCCATGAGGTCATCGACGTGTCCGCGCAGAAGTGCGGCTGGGACGTCACCAGCCTGCCGGGGCCGATCGATGGTCGCCTACCGCCCGCTCGCCACATCGAGGTCAAGGGGCGCGCCAAGGGCGCCGCCACCATCACCGTCACCCGCAACGAGATCCTCTACGGGCTCAATCAGGCCGACAAGTTCATCCTGGCAGTCGTGCTGGCTGAAGGTGACAATGTAGAAGGCCCGTTCTACATTCGACGCCCCTTCACCCAGGAGCCGGATTGGGCCGTCACCAGCATCAATCTGGATCTCAATGAACTGCTTGGCAGGAGTACGGCCCCATGCGCTTGAACAGGCTCACGCTGAGCAACTTTCGATGTTTTCCATCGCTTGAAATAGCGCTCCATCCGCGGCTGACCGTACTCGTTGCCGAGAATGGGCAGGGCAAATCGTCGGTTCTGGACGCGCTTCGGATCGCGTTGTGGCCCTTCGTCAGCAGCTTCGATCTGGCGTCCAGTGGCTATAACGACCCGGCAAATGGCATCACCATCAAGGATGTCCGCTTGCAGAGAATGCCGGATGGAAGCATGTCCCGCTGCCTGCCGACGCGACTCGAGGTGCGGGGTGACTACGGTGCCGGAGCAGCGGTGTGGAAGCGCTACCGCGAAAGCGAAAAAGCGAACAGCAAAACCAGGAGCGACGCCAACACACGCCGCATGGAGCAATGGGCGGCAGATCTGCAGCAGCGTATCCGCGACCCCCAGTCCGACCCACAGGGCTTGAGCGTTTTTGGCTACTACGGCACAGGCCGCCTCTGGTCCGAAAAGAAGCTGACCAAGTCGCAGAAGGCCAGGGATGAAACCCAGGACATGGATTTCTATATCCGTACCTTCGCCTACCGCGACTGCTTGGACCCGGCCTCCACCTATAAACACTTCAAAGCATGGTTCATCTGGGCCTCGGAAAGCTATCAGGAGCAGCGGCTCAAGGAACTAGATCGCCGCGCGGACCCGCTCCTACTACAACAGGCGCAGCAGCGTGTGCAGGCTGTACGTGAAGCCATAGACAGTTTCCTGCGGCCGGCAACAGGCTGGCACTCGCTTGAATACAGCGTCAGCCAGGAAAAGTCGCTGGTCCTCCGCCATGACGAGTACGGCACCCTCAACGCCGATCAACTCAGCGACGGCATTCGCAGTGTGCTGGCCATGATCGGTGACATCGCCTACCGCTGCATCAAGCTCAACCCGCATCTTGGGCAAGAGGCTGCGCGGCAAACCTGTGGCGTGGTTCTGATCGATGAAGTGGACATGCACCTGCATCCCCGCTGGCAACAGGTCATCCTCGCCCAGTTGATCGCTGCATTCCCTCGCATCCAGTTCATCGTTACAACGCATAGCCCGCAGGTGCTGACCACCGTCAGCCGCGACAACATCCGAATTCTCGAGGCCAAGGAAAGCAGCTTCGAAGCCAGCAAGCCCGATTTCAGCCCGCTGGCGCACGAGTCCGGCGATGCCCTAGCCAAGGTCATGGGTACACAACGTGAGCCTGAGCTACCCCTGCAGGACGACATCCGCCGCTACGAGCAGCTGGTGCGGACCGGGCAGGAAGACAGCGCTGACGCACAGCAACTGCGTGGCACGCTCGAAAACGCGGGCTATCAGTTCCACGACAGCGACTTGGCAACGTGGCGTTTTCTCGCTGCGCGTAAGTCGGGCAAGGCGGGCTGAGCATGGTTGAACTGCAACACCGTACTACGCCAACCCCGGCGCTGACGGATTTTGTCGGAGCCCATCCCGCGCTGGCCGCTGCCGACTTCGACAGTCGAGCCTTCCAGCCGATCAAGTTAGCCGTCAAAGCCGATCTGAACAAGGATCAGGGCGGCCTGTGCGCCTACTGCGAAAAACCTCTGCAGCCGACCGAAGGCCAGATCGACCACATCAAGCCCAAGGCTGGCGCCAATGCCAGACCGGACCTGTGCTTCGCTTACAGCAACTACGCCCACAGCTGCATCAACCCGAAAACCTGCGGGCAGAAGAAGCAAGACGGCCTGCTGCCGATCGAACCCGGCCCGGGCTGCAATGCCGAATGGGCGCTGTCCACCGACGGCACCATCGAACCTCTACCCGAACTGACCCGGCAACGCCGGCACGCCGTCGTCCAGACGCGCGACATGCTGGGCCTGAACAAGGACTCCGATCTTGTGGATGAGCGCAGGCGCTGGCTCGCCAGCGCCATTGCAGTCCTTCAGGCGGCGCCCGCAGATTTTCCCGACTTTCTCCAAAGCGCGCCGTATCGGCACATCCTGGCGTCCGCTTTCTGACACCCCGAGACATGACCCCCATCAAAACCCCCAAAAAACTCATCGAAGTCGCCCTCCCGCTCGACGCCATCAACGTCGCCGCGGCGCGCGAGAAGTCGATCCGCCACGGCCACCCCAGCACGCTGCACCTGTGGTGGGCGCGCCGGCCCTTGGCGGCCGCACGGGCGGTGATCTTTGCGCAGATGGTCAATGACCCCGGCTATGAGCGCCACCTGGGGCGCGGGGTGAACAAGGAAAAGGCCGCCATCGAGCGCGAGCGTCTTTTCAAGATCATCGAAGACCTCGTGCAGTGGGAGAACACCAACAACGAAGAGGTGCTCGCCCGCGCCCGCGAGGAGATCTGGAAGAGCTGGCGCGAGACCTGCGCGCTCAACAAGGGCCACCCGCAGGCGGCCGAGTTCTTCAACCCGGACAAGCTGCCCGCCTTCCATGATCCTTTCGCGGGCGGGGGCGCGCTGCCGCTGGAGGCGCAGCGCCTGGGGCTGGAGAGCTACGCCAGCGACCTCAACCCGGTGGCGGTCACCATCAACAAGGCGATGATCGAGATCCCGCCGCGCTTTGCCGGCCGCGCGCCGGTGGGGCCGCACATCCCCGGCGACAAGCAGGGCAAGCTGGCCGAAGACTGGTCCGGCGCCAAGGGTCTGGCCGAGGACGTGCGCCGCTACGGCGTCTGGATGCGGGCGGAAGCGGAAAAGCGCATCGGCTACCTGTACCCGAAGATCGAAGTTACCGCCGAGATGGTCGCCGAGCGCCCGGACCTGAAGCCGCTGCTCGGGCAGAAGCTCACCGTGATCGCGTGGCTGTGGGCGCGCACGGTAAAAAGCCCCAACCCCGCCTTCAGCCATGCCGAAGTGCCGCTGGCCTCGACCTTCGTGCTGTCGAGCAAGGAAGGCAAAGAGGCGTATGTGGAGCCGGTGGTTGAGGGGGATGGTTACCGGTTCACTGTGAAGGTAGGAGCGCTGACCGAGGGAGCGAAAACTGGCACCAAAGCTACAGGGCGTGGTGCCAATTTCCAATGCCTTCTCTCTGGTGCTCCGATTGGGGGCGACTACATCAAGGCTGAAGGTCAAGCGGGGCGCATGGGTGCGCGTCTGATGGCGATTGTCGCCGAGGGTGTTCGTGGGCGCATTTATCTAGCACCAACTCGAAAGCACGAATTCATTGCGAATCAAGCTTCACCGACTTGGCAACCGGATACTGAATTCTTCCAACAAGCACTCGGTTTTCGCGTTGGGAATTATGGGTTGACGAAATGGAGTGACCTCTTTACGAAGCGGCAACTGCTTGCCCTTTCAACCTTTTGTGACTTGGTCGGAGAGGCCATTGAAAAAGTGAGAGCGGATGCGATGACTTCTGGTGTCGCTGATGATGGTATTCCTCTCGAGTTAAATGGGACTGGGGCAACAGGATATGCACAGGCGGTAGGTGTTTATCTGGCCCTCAGCGCGAGCAAAACAGCAAATCGATCGAGTACGATCGTCACATTCAAGTCGGGTGTGCAGTGCCCCGGAGATACCTTTGGTCGGCAAGCACTTCCAATGTCGTGGGACTTTGCAGAGGCAAATGTTGTCACAGGTCCAAGCGGTTCATTTGAAAGCATGCTCGAGAATACAGTTGCTGGTTTGCTTGCAAACGGCGCAACCCCAGGGGCTATTGGAAATGCCTTACAGCAGGACGCAAGCACACAAACGATAAGCACCGCCAAGGTTGTGTCAACGGATCCGCCGTATTACGACAACATTGGATACGCCGACCTGTCAGATTTTTTCTATATGTGGTTGAGACGATCGTTAAAGCCAGTCTATCCAGCTCTTTTTGGAACACTGGCAGTTCCCAAGCAAGAAGAGCTTGTTGCCACACCGCACAGGCATGGCGGTAAAGAGGCTGCGGAGCGGTTCTTCCTTGAGGGTATGACGAGCACTATGCAGAACATCGCAATGCACGCTCATTCGACCTTCCCTGTAACGATCTATTACGCTTTCAAGCAGGCCGAGACTGAGGTTAAGGGAGGTACAGCGAGTACCGGATGGGAGACATTCCTTGGTGCTGTGATTGATGCGGGATTTGCGATCACGGGTACGTGGCCTATGAGCACGGAAAGGGAGAACCGAAAGCGTAACCAAGACAGCAACGCCCTGGCCTCCAGCATTGTCCTCGTCTGCCGCAAGCGCGACGCCGACGCTGCCACCGTCAGCCGCCGCGAGTTCATCCGCGAACTCAACGCCGTGCTTCCCGAGGCACTGATGGACATGACCCGCGGCGGCATCAACAGTCCGGTGGCGCCGGTCGATCTGTCCCAGGCCATCATCGGCCCCGGCATGGCGATCTTCAGCCAGTACGCGGCGGTGCTGGAAGCCGACGGCAAGCCGATGAGCGTGCGCACCGCGCTGCAGCTCATCAACCGCTTCCTCGCCGAGGACGACTTCGACCACGACACCCAGTTCTGCCTGCACTGGTTCGAGGGCCAGGGCTGGGCCACCGGCAAGTATGGCGAGGCCGACGTGCTCGCCCGCGCCAAGGGCACCAGCGTCACCGGCCTGACCGAGGCCGGCGTGGTCGAATCCGGCAAGGGCGATCTGCGCCTGCTGAAATGGGCCGAGATGCCGCGCGACTGGAACCCGGAAACCGACACCCGCGTGCCGGTGTGGGAAGCGCTGCACCAGATGATCCGCGCCCTCAACCAGGACGGCGAAACCGCCGCCGGCGCGCTGCTCGCCCGCATGCCCGCCCGTGCCGAACCCATCCGCGCGCTGGCCTACCGCCTGTACACCCTGTGCGAGCGCAAAGGCTGGGCCGAAGACGCCCGCGCCTACAACGAGCTGATCACCGCCTGGAGCGGCGTGGAGCGCGGGGCGAGCGAGGCAGGGCATGTGGGGTCGCAGGGTAGTCTGGATATCTGATTTAGGAATCGAGAACGATGCAGAACAAGAAACTGCCGATCCGGAAGATCGTCAGCTACCTGAACGACGACGAGGCGGAAGGCGGAGGCTTCTGGCTGCCGAACATCCAACGCCCCTTCGTGTGGAGTGAGGAGCAGATTACGCGCCTGTTCGATTCGATCATGCGCGAGTACCCGATTAGCACGCTGCTGGTGTGGAAGACGAAGGAGGCGGTGAAGCACCGCAAGTTCATCGATAACTACCGGCGCGACATCAAGCTGACCGACTTCTACGTCCCGGACAACACGCGCTCGAAGATGATGGTGCTCGATGGGCAGCAGCGCCTGCAGAGCCTGTTCATCGGCTTGCGCGGCAGCTACGAGGGGCGCGAACTTTACTTCGACGTGCTCAGCGGCGGCGCTGCGGCCGCGCCGGAGGACATTCGCTTTCGCTTCGCGTTCAAGCCGGTTAATCCAGGCTGGCCCTGGTTGCGGTTCAAGGATCTGGTGTTTGAAAAAAAGAAACTAGACAACCAGATTGCCAAGGAGATCATCCGCTCGGCGCCAGCGGCCTTGTCCGATGACGAGGAGGACATGATCGAGCTCAACGTCGGACGGGCGAGGCAGGAGTTCGTCAACGACGACAACATCACCTTCCAGGAGCTAGATGGCATCGACAACCCGGATGCCTACCGGGTCGATGACATCGTCGAGATCTTCATCCGCGCCAATTCCGGCGGTACCAAGCTGGGCAAGTCGGATCTGCTGTTCTCGTTGCTGACTTCGAGCTGGGACGAGGCCGATGGCGAGATGGAAGCGCTGCTGGAAGACCTCAACCAGGGAAGCTTCGATTTCGATCGCGACTTCGTGCTGAAGTCCTGCCTGACCATGCTGGGCAGAGGCGCGCGATACGAGGTCGGCAAGTTCCGGGACGGCAAGACCAAGGAGGAGATCATCGCCAAATGGGATGAGCTGGCCGAGGCGATCAGGGCGGTGCGGGATCTGCTGGTCTCCAAGACGTACATCCGATCTGATCGGGCGATGCCTTCCTATCTGGCGCTGATCCCGCTCATTTACTACCGTTTCCACCACCCGGCGAAGTTCGCCGCCAACCAGGACATGGCGGCCTATCTGCTGCGGGTGCTGGTGGCAGGGGTGTTCGGCGGCAGCCCGGACAACCTGATCGACAAGCTGGTGCGCAACATCCAGGAACAGCAGGATTTCGTCCTCTCTGAGATCTACGGGGTGATCCGTGCGGAAGGGCGCAGCCTGGAGATTACGCCGGCGGTGATCTTCGACCAGTACTACGGGTCGAGGACGATCCACCTCTTCTTCAACCTCTGGTACCGGGACTTCGACTATTCACCCGCACTGGATGCCAACGGCCCGCAGGTGGATCACATCTTCCCGCAGAGCCTGTTGAAGACCGTGAAGGACATCAACCCCGAAAGCGGCAAGCGCAACATCCTGCACTACCGCGCGGAGCACCGCGATCAGCTCGCCAACTGCATGCTGCTGACGGCCGATGAAAACGGCTTTTCGGGTAAGTGTGATAACCCGCCCGCAGAGTGGTTTGCCCGTTCGCGATTCTCGTCTGATGCAACGCATGAGCGCTACCTGCAAATGCACCTGATTCCGGACAACCCAGAGCTGTGGACGCTGGAGCGTTACGACGATTTCGTCGCCGCTCGCAAGGCGCTGATCAAGGAGAAGTTCGCCTACATGCTGCGCAAGGACGAGGAGGAGTTGGCGTGAACAGTGCCGCGCGAGGTGTTTCTGGTCGTCTGCAGCTGCTGACAGGGGGGGGGCTTGCCATGACGCACGCCGAAATGTCTGACGCGATCAGCGGTGACCTTGCATTCGACGTCTTTGCGTCTGACAGCCCGGTTGCGCAGAAGCAAAAAGCACTCAAAGCCTTGATGCGGGAGAAGCTGATCCCCAAGCAGGCAGATGACGCGCGTTTCCAGGCTGGGCTGGCGAGCCTGACACGGGTGGCAGCCGACCGTAGCGAGGAGCCCGAGTCCCGCCTGCTGGCGATTGCCTGCGTAGTCCACTCCGCGCAGGTGGTGAAGCGCCTGCAGCCCAGTTTGCAGCAGTGGCTGGCGCCCGCGATGGACGAGGACTTTCCAGCGTTGCAGCTGCTGAAGGAGGCCGATGATCGGCTGAACGTGGCGCGCGCGCTGAGCCTTGCCGACGGTGCTTGGTTGAATGCGTTTCTTGCGGACGCGATCGCTTGCGAGGAAACAGGCGAGAAGGCGCGTGAGGAGATGATTTCCGCCCTGCTGGCCCGTAGCCCGACGCTGGCTGAACTGCTGAGGAGCGTCGCACGGGCCATGGCCAGCGTTAGGCCCGAAACGGAGAAGCCGGGCGACTCCGTCGCTCGCCGGCAGGCGCGGACGCTTTCTGCTTTGCGCGGCCTGATTCCCACGTCCGAGCTGGAAGCTGGCGATGAGATCGGTAAGGCATTGCATGAACTGGTGAACCTGCCCCTGCGGGCAGTGGGTCGGCCGAAGGAAGAGAAGGTCCAGAACGAGTTGGCCGAAGAGGTAATTCTGCTGACCCACGAGATTGTTCGCACGCGCTTTTCTGTGGCGACCGATCCAGTGGTGTTTAGGGCGGTGGCCTACTGCAGGCACATGCTGGGCAGTAGTAGTTGGCCGGATGCACTTCAGGGCGCCTTATCTCTGCTGATTAAGGACGTCAGGGAGGCCCTGATCCTGCTGGGACGGCAAGGTGTCCGTGACCAAGGTCTCTTGGATCAGCTCGACATGCTGTGCAACTATCCACTTCGGGCGCGCGCGATTGCAAAGGAGATCGCGGAGCGGCACCCAGAGCTGGATGAGGACACCCGGCAGTGGCTCATCCATGGCCGTGTCGTGGCTCGGCGCGAGGCCAGCAGCACCGCGTTGGAGGTGGGGGCGCGTGAGGCCGACGTGGCGATCGGGCTTGCGCTGAACGCGGCCAGGGAAGCCCGGCAAGCGGTTGCAGGTGTGAAGGAGCCTGTGATCTCCGTGCTCGACATCTACGAGCAGAGCCTAGTGAGTGTCACCCAGGACTGCTTCCAGCGCTTCGAGGGCTTGCTGCTGCAGATGGACCAAGTTGCCCAGCAGCGCGGCCTCGCCCTTTATGGTGAGGTCGGGCAAGAGACCGATTTCGCACCGAAGTATTTTCAGGCGGTGGGTGATGTGGCGCGCCAGAAGGTCATCGTCCGCCAGCCTGCGGTGGTGCGCATACGCAAGGACGGAACGGCAGGCGACGTGGTGTTGAAGGGATTGGTCGAATAACTCAGAACGCGGTAAAGGAGGCGGTAGGTGAATCCAGAGATTGCCAAGTTTCTGCTTGAGAGTTTGATCGAGCGTATCGATCGCAATGCCATCGGGACTGTTTCGTCTGCAGAGCGTCAGGCGCTGGGTGTGGCCTTGGCCGTGCTGCGGGGCGGAACTGCGAGTCCGTCTGCGACCCCAGTCGAAACACCTACGCCGCCGTCTGTGGCAGGCCGCGTAGCGGATGCCCCCCCGACTACTGCGGAACAAGTCATTCCCGTGCCGCCACCCCAGGAGGATGTGCCCCCTCCTGAGGTGCCGAAAACGGTCCAGCCGAAGGTCGTCTTGGTTACCGACGCACTGGACAGGAGCACGCCTGATGACCCCAATGTGCTGCTTTGCCTGGACTTCGGGACGGCCATGTCCAAGGCGTTTGCTCAGTCGGACGATGGTCAGCCGTTTGAGCTGGAGTTGGGCGCGCAAGCCGGCGGGGAAGGCTATGCAGTGCCGTCATCAGTCTTCATTACCGATGGCGGAAAGGTGCTGTTTGGCTTCGAAGCCGTGGATGCAAGCCAGGAGCTTTCAGACTCCAACCGGGCGCGCCTGGATTCGATCAAGAGCTGGCTGAGTCAGCGCTCGGATGGGAATCTCGATGCCTACCCTTTGCGGGCCGAAATGAATCCGACGCAGGTCAAGCTGACCGAAGGCGATTTGATCCGGATTTATTTGGCCTATTTGACTGATCTGGCCGTTTCTCAGGTTCAGACTTGGTCGGTGGAAGACACGAAAGGCCCGCTCTCCCGCTATGTACGGCGGAGATTTGCGCATCCGTGCTGGCCGTCTTCTGCGCAGAAGTCATGGGCGGACCGGTTGATGCGCCACTGGATGGCCGAAGCGCAGATTCTTGCGGACACCTTTCACGGACGGTGGCAGGGCGGTCTGGATGTGGCAGAAGTTAAGGCTGCTGTCGATCTGGTGCGTGCCCTTGAGCGGCGCCCCGAGTATTTGATCGCCGACGGTGTGCCGGAGCCCGTGGCCGTGGCGGCAGGTGCCCTTGTCGACGGCGAGGACAAGCGTCTTCCTTTCATGGTGATCGATGTAGGAGCAGGCACGACCGACTTTGGCCTCTTCCTCCTTCGCGAGGATGAGCAGCGAGAGATCACGCGGGTGTTTCAGGTGCCGGGCTCAATCAAGGCCCTGATGCAGGCCGGCGATCGGATCGACATGATGCTTAAGAAGTTCATCCTGGATGCCCAGGGTGTCGACCTGACCGAGCCTCACGGTCGGCTGGTTGCAGCCGATCTGAGCCGTCGCATACGTGGATTTAAGGAGCGTTTGTTTGCCGACACCACGGTCCAGTATGCGCTTAGCGACGGTACGCTCGGAAGGATCGAACTGGGCGACTTCATGGCTTCGCGGCCGGTCAGGGAGTTTTCCGAGCGTGTCGAGCAGGGCTTCAGGGATGTGTTGGAAGGGCTGCACGACACGTGGCTGAGCTACCTCACCAAGACCGATCTCACGGTGATTCTGACGGGTGGCGGGGCAAGCTTGCCGATGATGCGCGCGCTGGCCGAGGGGTGGGTAGAAGTGCGCGGCAAGCGGATCGCACGCAAGCTCGTGGATCCGTTACCGAGCTGGATTCTGGACGAGAGCCCGGAGTTGGAGCCTGTCTATCCGCAGCTGGCAGTGGCGATTGGCGGCGCGGCACATGAACTTCCGGAGACTGTGGATGGCCCCGAAGCCTTTGCCGGTGGTGGGGGCAGAACAGCGTATGCGGTAGGGAACCTGCAGGTGAGTGGGGCCTAGACCAAGTTGAGTCAAGAATATTGGCGGTATCGAAGTTGCCGACGCGACGTGCTGCTGCAGCTTCATGGGAGATGATGGGGATGAGTTTGAAACCGTGGCGCGAGATCGCCGTTCCGCACGAGGACGTGCTCAAGGGCACCTTCCAACAGGCCGAGTTCGCGGCCGACCTGTCGCGCGTGCATCTGGGCACGGCGACCGCCGAGTACCAGGACCCGTCGCTGTTCTTCCAGCGCACCTTCATCACCGAAGGCATGCGTCTGCTGCTCGACTCGGTGGTGCATCGCCTGACCGGCCGCGGTGGCGATCCGGTGATCCAACTGCAGACAGCCTTCGGTGGCGGCAAGACGCACACGATGCTGGCGGTGTATCACCTAGCCAAAGGCGAAGTGTCGGCCTCGGACATGCCCGGCATTCCGTCGATCCTGAACGCGGCCGGCGTGGTGGAAATGCCGCGGGCGCGCATTGCGGTGCTCGACGGCATTCGCCTTTCGCCCAACCAGCCGATGAAGCGCGACGGGCTGGCGGTCAACACGCTCTGGGGCGAGCTCGCATGGCAACTCGGTGGCGCCGAGGGCTACGCCATGGTGCGCGACGCGGACGAGTCCGGCACCTCGCCGGGCAAGGGCGTGCTGGCGGATCTGCTCGGCCGCTACGCACCATGCGTGATCCTGATCGACGAGCTGGTGGCCTACATCCGCCAGTTCGAGGAAGGCAAGACGCTGTCGGGCGGATCCTTCGACTCGAACCTGAGCTTCTTGCAGGCGCTGACCGAGGCGCTCAAGGCCGTGTCGACGGCGGTGTTGCTGGCCTCGCTGCCCGAGTCGGACAAGGAAGCCGGCAGCCAGCGCGGCGTGAAGGCGTTGGCTGCCCTGTCGCATTACTTCGGGCGGGTCCAGGCGCTGTGGAAGCCGGTGTCGTCCGAAGAGGCCTTCGAGATCGTGCGTCGTCGGCTTTTCTCGAGCATCGGCGACAAGCTGGGTGCCGAGGCGGTATGCCGGGCCTTTGCCGACTACTACATCGCCAACGCAGCCGATCTGCCGCACGAGACCCAGGAGGCACGCTACTTCGAGCGCCTGATGCACGCCTACCCGATCCACCCCGAGGTCTTCGTGCGCCTTTACGAGGACTGGTCTTCGCTCGACAACTTCCAGCGCACCCGCGGCGTGCTGAAGCTCATGGCGAAGATCATCCACCGGCTGTGGAAGGACAACAACGCCGACCTGCTGATCATGCCGGGTAGCCTGCCGCTGTACGATGCCGACACCCGCAACGAGTCGATCTACTACCTGCCGCAGGGCTGGGACCCGGTGCTGGAACGCGACGTCGACGGCGAGCGCGCGGAGACCACCGCGCTGGAGAGCGTGGATACTCGCCTGGGCAGCGTGCAGGCGTGCCGGCGCACCGCGCGGACGATCTTCCTGGGCAGCGCGCCAACGACCTCCAGCCAAATGGTGCGCGGCATCGAGCTCGAGCGGGTATTGCTGGGATGTGTGCAGCCCGGGCAGCAGATCGGCGTGTTCAAGGACGCGCTGCGCCGCCTGAACGACCGCTTGCACTATCTCAACTCGGGCAACAACCGCTTCTGGTTCGACACGCGGCCCAACCTGCGCCGCGAGATGGAAGACCGCAAACGGCGCTTTCAGGACAAGGACGATGTGATTCCTGCGGTGCGCGACCGCGTGCAGCGCACCCTGGCGCCGGGGGTGTTCAGCGGGGTGCATGTGTTCACCGCCAGCGCCGACATTCCCGACGACTGGGCGCTGCGTCTGGTGGTGTTGCCGCCGACCGCCGGCTACAGCCGCAGCGGCGATCAATCGGCGATCCGCTACGCAACGGAGATCCTCAAGCACCGCGGTGAGCAGCCGCGCTTCAAGCAGAACCGCCTGATCTTCCTGGCCCCGGATGCGGACAGCGTGAGCCGCCTGAAGGATCAGGTGCGCTCGGTGCTGGCTTGGCAGTCGATCGTCGCCGACATCAAGGACCTCAAGCTCAACCTCGACCAGTACCAAGCCCGGCAGGCAAGCCGCAGCCTGGACGACGCTAACGATGCACTGCGCGGCATGGTGAAGGAGAGCTACCGCTGGATGCTGGCGCCGGCCCAGTTCGCCGAGCGCGGCAAGGGGCTCTCGGAGCTGCAGTGGGAAGCGTTCCAGATCAACTCCGGCGCGCAGAACCTGACGCAGGAGATCGAGCGCGTGCTGCGCGAGAACGAGCTGC
This region of Thauera sp. JM12B12 genomic DNA includes:
- a CDS encoding AAA family ATPase; this encodes MRLNRLTLSNFRCFPSLEIALHPRLTVLVAENGQGKSSVLDALRIALWPFVSSFDLASSGYNDPANGITIKDVRLQRMPDGSMSRCLPTRLEVRGDYGAGAAVWKRYRESEKANSKTRSDANTRRMEQWAADLQQRIRDPQSDPQGLSVFGYYGTGRLWSEKKLTKSQKARDETQDMDFYIRTFAYRDCLDPASTYKHFKAWFIWASESYQEQRLKELDRRADPLLLQQAQQRVQAVREAIDSFLRPATGWHSLEYSVSQEKSLVLRHDEYGTLNADQLSDGIRSVLAMIGDIAYRCIKLNPHLGQEAARQTCGVVLIDEVDMHLHPRWQQVILAQLIAAFPRIQFIVTTHSPQVLTTVSRDNIRILEAKESSFEASKPDFSPLAHESGDALAKVMGTQREPELPLQDDIRRYEQLVRTGQEDSADAQQLRGTLENAGYQFHDSDLATWRFLAARKSGKAG
- a CDS encoding retron system putative HNH endonuclease, encoding MVELQHRTTPTPALTDFVGAHPALAAADFDSRAFQPIKLAVKADLNKDQGGLCAYCEKPLQPTEGQIDHIKPKAGANARPDLCFAYSNYAHSCINPKTCGQKKQDGLLPIEPGPGCNAEWALSTDGTIEPLPELTRQRRHAVVQTRDMLGLNKDSDLVDERRRWLASAIAVLQAAPADFPDFLQSAPYRHILASAF
- a CDS encoding DUF1156 domain-containing protein; the encoded protein is MTPIKTPKKLIEVALPLDAINVAAAREKSIRHGHPSTLHLWWARRPLAAARAVIFAQMVNDPGYERHLGRGVNKEKAAIERERLFKIIEDLVQWENTNNEEVLARAREEIWKSWRETCALNKGHPQAAEFFNPDKLPAFHDPFAGGGALPLEAQRLGLESYASDLNPVAVTINKAMIEIPPRFAGRAPVGPHIPGDKQGKLAEDWSGAKGLAEDVRRYGVWMRAEAEKRIGYLYPKIEVTAEMVAERPDLKPLLGQKLTVIAWLWARTVKSPNPAFSHAEVPLASTFVLSSKEGKEAYVEPVVEGDGYRFTVKVGALTEGAKTGTKATGRGANFQCLLSGAPIGGDYIKAEGQAGRMGARLMAIVAEGVRGRIYLAPTRKHEFIANQASPTWQPDTEFFQQALGFRVGNYGLTKWSDLFTKRQLLALSTFCDLVGEAIEKVRADAMTSGVADDGIPLELNGTGATGYAQAVGVYLALSASKTANRSSTIVTFKSGVQCPGDTFGRQALPMSWDFAEANVVTGPSGSFESMLENTVAGLLANGATPGAIGNALQQDASTQTISTAKVVSTDPPYYDNIGYADLSDFFYMWLRRSLKPVYPALFGTLAVPKQEELVATPHRHGGKEAAERFFLEGMTSTMQNIAMHAHSTFPVTIYYAFKQAETEVKGGTASTGWETFLGAVIDAGFAITGTWPMSTERENRKRNQDSNALASSIVLVCRKRDADAATVSRREFIRELNAVLPEALMDMTRGGINSPVAPVDLSQAIIGPGMAIFSQYAAVLEADGKPMSVRTALQLINRFLAEDDFDHDTQFCLHWFEGQGWATGKYGEADVLARAKGTSVTGLTEAGVVESGKGDLRLLKWAEMPRDWNPETDTRVPVWEALHQMIRALNQDGETAAGALLARMPARAEPIRALAYRLYTLCERKGWAEDARAYNELITAWSGVERGASEAGHVGSQGSLDI
- a CDS encoding DUF262 domain-containing protein, with protein sequence MQNKKLPIRKIVSYLNDDEAEGGGFWLPNIQRPFVWSEEQITRLFDSIMREYPISTLLVWKTKEAVKHRKFIDNYRRDIKLTDFYVPDNTRSKMMVLDGQQRLQSLFIGLRGSYEGRELYFDVLSGGAAAAPEDIRFRFAFKPVNPGWPWLRFKDLVFEKKKLDNQIAKEIIRSAPAALSDDEEDMIELNVGRARQEFVNDDNITFQELDGIDNPDAYRVDDIVEIFIRANSGGTKLGKSDLLFSLLTSSWDEADGEMEALLEDLNQGSFDFDRDFVLKSCLTMLGRGARYEVGKFRDGKTKEEIIAKWDELAEAIRAVRDLLVSKTYIRSDRAMPSYLALIPLIYYRFHHPAKFAANQDMAAYLLRVLVAGVFGGSPDNLIDKLVRNIQEQQDFVLSEIYGVIRAEGRSLEITPAVIFDQYYGSRTIHLFFNLWYRDFDYSPALDANGPQVDHIFPQSLLKTVKDINPESGKRNILHYRAEHRDQLANCMLLTADENGFSGKCDNPPAEWFARSRFSSDATHERYLQMHLIPDNPELWTLERYDDFVAARKALIKEKFAYMLRKDEEELA